In Streptomyces dangxiongensis, one DNA window encodes the following:
- a CDS encoding SDR family oxidoreductase yields MDLGLKDRVFVVTGATRGLGNAAARELVADGAKVVITGRDGQRVADAAAALGPNAVGVAVDNADPEAAERLIAAAREHFGGFHGVLVSVGGPAPGFVADNTDEQWRGAFESVFLGAVRVARAAAAELTAGGVIGFVLSGSVYEPIPGLTISNGLRPGLAGFAKSLADELGPRGIRVVGVLPSRIDTDRVRELDALSADPEATRAANESRIPLRRYGTPQEFGKVAAFLLSPAASYLTGLMVPVDGGMLHGF; encoded by the coding sequence ATGGATCTTGGACTGAAGGACCGGGTGTTCGTCGTCACCGGAGCCACGCGCGGGCTGGGCAACGCCGCCGCGCGGGAACTCGTCGCCGACGGCGCGAAGGTGGTCATCACCGGCCGGGACGGGCAGCGGGTCGCCGACGCCGCCGCCGCTCTGGGCCCGAACGCGGTGGGCGTGGCCGTGGACAACGCCGACCCGGAGGCCGCCGAGCGGCTGATCGCCGCCGCGCGTGAGCACTTCGGCGGCTTCCACGGGGTGCTGGTGAGCGTGGGCGGGCCGGCGCCGGGGTTCGTCGCCGACAACACCGACGAGCAGTGGCGCGGCGCGTTCGAGTCGGTGTTCCTCGGCGCGGTACGGGTCGCCCGCGCGGCGGCGGCCGAGCTGACGGCGGGCGGTGTCATCGGGTTCGTGCTGTCGGGGTCGGTGTACGAGCCCATCCCGGGGCTGACCATCTCCAACGGGCTGCGGCCCGGGCTCGCCGGATTCGCCAAGTCGCTCGCGGACGAGCTGGGGCCGCGGGGCATCCGGGTGGTGGGGGTGCTGCCGTCCCGGATCGACACGGACCGCGTACGGGAGCTGGACGCGCTGTCCGCGGACCCCGAGGCCACGCGGGCGGCGAACGAGTCCCGCATTCCGCTGCGCCGGTACGGGACCCCGCAGGAGTTCGGCAAGGTGGCCGCGTTCCTGCTGTCCCCGGCCGCGTCCTATCTGACCGGCCTCATGGTGCCCGTCGACGGGGGCATGCTGCACGGCTTCTAG